From a single Myotis daubentonii chromosome 5, mMyoDau2.1, whole genome shotgun sequence genomic region:
- the TMEM259 gene encoding membralin, with protein sequence MSEHAAPGAPGPGPNGGGPAPARGPRTPNLNPNPLINVRDRLFHALFFKMAVAYSRLFPPAFRRLFEFFVLLKALFVLFVLAYIHIVFSRSPINCLEHVRDKWPREGVLRVEVQQNSSRAPVFLQFCDSSRSSFPGLAAEPGGLELEEEEEELTMEMFGNHSIQFELDIEPKVFKPPGGPEALNDSQEFPFPETPSKVWPQDEYIVEYSLEYGFLRLSQATRQRLSIPVMVVTLDPTRDQCFGDRFSRLLLAEFLGYDDILMSSVKGLAENEENKGFLRNVVSGEHYRFVSMWMARASYLAAFIIMVIFTLSVSMLLRYSHHQIFVFIVDLLQMLEMNMAIAFPAAPLLTVILALVGMEAIMSEFFNDTTTAFYIILIVWLADQYDAICCHTNTSKRHWLRFFYLYHFAFYAYHYRFNGQYSSLALVTSWLFIQHSMIYFFHHYELPAILQQIRIQEMLLQTPPLGPGTPTALPDDLNNNGGAPAAAPDPASQPPALDPGSLGAGGVPRPVAEAPSSLVAAAASVAAAASSDLGWMAETAAIITDASFLSGLSASLLERRAASPLSPGGGFPRGLQAPQDSVPPSDSPTPDTGPLAAGASGPIPESPAPTDEPSEIGS encoded by the exons ATGTCGGAGCACGCGGCGCCCGGAGCCCCGGGGCCCGGGCCCAACGGCGGCGGCCCTGCCCCCGCGCGCGGGCCCCGCACCCCCAACCTAAACCCCAACCCGCTCATCAACGTGCGCGACCGGCTCTTCCACGCGCTCTTCTTCAAGATGGCAGTCGCCTACTCGCGGCTCTTCCCTCCCGCCTTCCGCCGTCTCTTCGAGTTCTTCGTGTTGCTCAAG gccctgtTCGTGCTCTTCGTCCTGGCCTATATCCACATCGTCTTCTCCCGATCTCCCATCAACTGCCTGGAGCATGTGCGCGACAAGTGGCCACGAGAGGGCGTCCTACGCGTAGAAGTACAGCAGAACTCGAGTCGCGCGCCAGTCTTCCTGCAGTTTTGTGACAGTAGTCGCAGCAGCTTCCCCGGCCTGGCTGCGGAGCCTGgtggcctggagctggaggaggaggaggaggagctgaccATGGAGATGTTTGGGAACCACTCCATCcag TTTGAGTTGGACATTGAGCCCAAGGTGTTCAAGCCGCCCGGTGGCCCTGAGGCCCTGAATGATAGCCAGGAGTTCCCCTTCCCTGAGACACCCTCAAAAG TGTGGCCACAGGATGAGTACATTGTGGAGTACTCGCTGGAGTACGGCTTCCTGCGCCTGTCACAGGCCACGCGGCAGCGGCTCAGCATCCCGGTCATGGTAGTCACCCTGG ACCCCACACGGGACCAGTGCTTCGGGGACCGCTTCAGCCGCCTGCTGCTGGCCGAGTTCCTGGGCTATGATGACATCCTCATGTCCAGTGTGAAGGGTCTGGCTGAGAACGAGGAGAACAAGG GCTTCCTGCGGAACGTGGTGTCAGGCGAGCACTACCGATTTGTGAGCATGTGGATGGCCCGAGCATCCTATCTGGCTGCCTTCATCATCATGGTCATCTTC ACCCTGAGCGTGTCCATGCTGCTCCGCTACTCCCATCACCAGATCTTTGTCTTCATTG TGGACCTGCTGCAGATGCTGGAGATGAACATGGCCATCGCCTTCCCTGCAGCGCCCCTGCTGACCGTCATCCTGGCCCTCGTGG GGATGGAGGCTATCATGTCGGAGTTCTTTAATGACACCACCACCGCCTTCTACATCATCCTCATCGTGTGGCTGGCTGACCAGTATGATGCCATTTGCTGCCACACCAACACCAGCAAGAGGCACTGGCTGCG GTTCTTCTACCTGTACCACTTCGCCTTCTATGCCTACCACTACCGCTTCAATGGGCAGTACAGCAGTCTGGCCCTAGTCACCTCCTGGCTCTTCATCCAG CATTCCATGATCTACTTCTTCCACCACTATGAGCTGCCCGCCATCCTGCAGCAGATCCGCATCCAGGAGATGTTGCTACAGACACCACCCCTGGGCCCTGGTACCCCCACGGCGCTGCCGGATGACCTCAACAACAATGGGGGCGCCCCGGCCGCTGCACCTGAccctgccagccagccccccgCCCTGGACCCTGGCTCACTGGGGGCTGGTGGTGTTCCCAGGCCTGTAGCTGAAGCACCCAGCTCTCTGGTAGCTGCGGCAGCCTCAGTGGCTGCAGCGGCCAGTAGTGATCTGGGCTGGATGGCAGAGACAGCTGCCATCATCACAGACGCCTCTTTCCTGTCTGGCCTGAGCGCCTCCCTTCTGGAGCGGAGGGCAGCTAGCCCCCTGAGCCCGGGTGGGGGATTCCCTCGGGGCCTCCAAGCCCCCCAGGACAGTGTGCCCCCAAGCGACTCCCCAACACCTGACACAGGCCCTCTGGCTGCTGGAGCGAGTGGGCCCATCCCTGAGTCCCCAGCCCCGACAGATGAACCCTCAGAAATTGGCTCCTAA